The following are encoded in a window of Candidatus Woesearchaeota archaeon genomic DNA:
- a CDS encoding AbrB/MazE/SpoVT family DNA-binding domain-containing protein has protein sequence MVELELKEWGNSIGVILPAEKLKELHLYKGDKVEITIIPKRRVNGFGIWKGAKSFQREHDDHEDFC, from the coding sequence ATGGTAGAGCTTGAACTTAAAGAATGGGGAAATTCAATTGGCGTTATTTTGCCTGCTGAAAAATTGAAAGAATTACATTTATACAAAGGAGATAAAGTAGAGATAACTATTATTCCTAAAAGAAGAGTAAATGGTTTTGGTATTTGGAAGGGTGCAAAATCATTCCAAAGAGAACATGATGATCATGAGGATTTTTGCTGA
- a CDS encoding PIN domain-containing protein, giving the protein MRYVVDTYAWIEYFNGSSKGKIFEKILLTSENELLTIQCSLAEIINWALREETSFEEAYKVIRANSTIITLSDFDWIDAGKERFQQRKTQKDFGLIDAVLLVKQKQYNAKLISGDKHFKNLKNVIFLA; this is encoded by the coding sequence ATGAGATATGTGGTTGATACCTATGCATGGATTGAATATTTTAACGGTTCTTCTAAAGGAAAAATATTCGAAAAAATATTGTTAACTTCAGAAAATGAGTTATTAACGATTCAATGTTCATTAGCAGAAATAATAAATTGGGCTTTACGTGAAGAAACTTCTTTTGAAGAAGCTTATAAAGTTATTAGGGCAAATTCAACTATAATTACTCTTAGTGATTTTGATTGGATTGATGCTGGTAAAGAGCGCTTTCAACAGAGAAAAACTCAAAAAGATTTTGGTTTAATTGATGCTGTGCTGTTAGTAAAGCAAAAGCAATATAATGCTAAGCTTATTTCAGGCGATAAACATTTTAAAAATTTAAAGAATGTGATTTTTCTTGCATAG
- a CDS encoding MGMT family protein: protein MSFNQQVWELCKKIPKGKVTTYKEIGRKLGKGQVYRAVGNALKRNPYAPNVPCHRVVCSNGSLGGYCGKMNSSKKIKMLRGEGILFEKGKVIDFERKLYRF, encoded by the coding sequence ATGTCATTCAATCAACAAGTCTGGGAATTATGCAAGAAAATTCCAAAAGGGAAAGTGACAACCTATAAAGAGATAGGTAGAAAACTTGGAAAAGGGCAGGTATATAGAGCTGTAGGTAATGCATTAAAAAGAAATCCTTATGCACCAAATGTTCCCTGCCACCGAGTTGTTTGTTCTAATGGCAGTTTAGGCGGTTATTGCGGAAAGATGAATTCTTCTAAGAAAATAAAGATGCTAAGAGGGGAAGGAATTTTATTTGAAAAAGGAAAAGTTATTGATTTTGAAAGGAAGTTATATAGATTTTAA